The following are encoded in a window of Pseudomonas graminis genomic DNA:
- a CDS encoding penicillin acylase family protein, translated as MASPALSTLKTRMSAAAAMIGLLSLAGCQLGGEDRDSLPPASGVFAIKGLAQNVSIRRNNLGMPLIESSTFHDALFTLGYVHATDRITQMMQMRLLAQGRLSEIAGPGALDLDRMMRAANLKQTAGQLYAASSPRLKRFFEVYARGVNAYLFRYRDKLPADLADSGYKPEYWKPEDSALIFSLLNFSLSVNLQEEISSLVLAQKVGADKLAWLLPTYPDEALPFAEADKLKGLSLGSQLSGLSDLDKAALQLSDLNLLGVSASNNWVISPQRARAGKSLLATDSQLAPTLPSMWNFVQIRSPKYQAAGATVAGLPLVLSGFNGKLAWGMGPAMGDNQDLFLEKLKRENNRLMVMADGKWVAAGAHEETYFVKGQSPVREPAYETRHGPLLNAGSAQLASGLGIALQTPDAKDDKTLDALFDLTRAPTVQRAFDTTREIRAITLNMVFADASNTGWQVTGKYPNRRDGLGLIPSPGWDARFDWDGYADAMLHPYDQDSQQGWIATANQRTVPKGYGMQLSNSWDYPERAERIAELANAGKQDTRSTVAMQYDQTTTFAAKLKKMFSAPGMSAPLKQAIDALPAPDRDKAREALSRLMAFDGRLSPGSADAAIYELFLQESARQTFLDELGPETSPAWKALVQSADLSYSPQADHLLGREDSPYWDDVKTPQKEDKPAILARSLAAAITVGESQLGADHKAWQWGKLHQTTWTAQSAQLSAALGGSKASVTKGPIATGGDHTTLNASGFHWGQDFNAAVVPAMRIIVDFAQQEPMMAQNAAGQSGNPASPYNANGIEPWMKGLYMSVPMQPENFEKAYGKQRLTLTPGK; from the coding sequence ATGGCCTCGCCAGCCCTTTCGACGTTGAAAACGCGCATGAGCGCGGCCGCTGCCATGATTGGACTGTTGAGCCTGGCCGGTTGCCAGCTGGGCGGTGAAGACCGCGACAGCCTGCCGCCTGCCAGCGGGGTGTTTGCCATTAAGGGGCTGGCGCAGAACGTCTCGATTCGCCGCAACAATCTGGGCATGCCGCTGATTGAAAGCAGCACATTCCATGACGCACTGTTCACCCTCGGGTACGTTCACGCGACAGACCGCATCACTCAAATGATGCAAATGCGCTTGCTGGCCCAGGGCCGGCTGTCGGAAATCGCCGGGCCGGGCGCCCTTGATCTCGACCGCATGATGCGCGCCGCCAACCTCAAACAGACCGCCGGCCAGTTGTATGCCGCCTCGTCGCCGCGCCTGAAGCGCTTCTTCGAGGTGTACGCGCGCGGCGTCAACGCCTACCTCTTCCGCTACCGCGACAAACTGCCGGCTGACCTCGCCGACTCAGGTTACAAGCCTGAATACTGGAAGCCGGAAGACTCGGCGCTGATCTTCAGCCTGCTCAACTTCAGCCTGTCGGTGAACCTGCAGGAGGAAATTTCCTCGCTGGTGCTGGCGCAGAAAGTCGGGGCAGACAAGCTGGCCTGGCTGCTGCCGACCTATCCCGACGAAGCATTGCCCTTTGCTGAAGCCGACAAGCTCAAAGGCCTGAGCCTGGGCAGCCAGCTGTCGGGCCTGAGCGATCTGGACAAAGCAGCGCTGCAGCTTTCCGACCTCAACCTGCTGGGCGTTTCGGCGTCAAACAACTGGGTGATCTCTCCTCAGCGCGCCCGCGCCGGCAAGAGCCTGCTGGCCACTGACAGCCAGTTGGCGCCGACCCTGCCGTCGATGTGGAATTTCGTGCAGATCCGCTCGCCGAAATACCAGGCCGCAGGCGCGACCGTTGCGGGCCTTCCACTGGTGCTGTCCGGTTTCAACGGCAAACTGGCCTGGGGCATGGGCCCGGCAATGGGCGACAACCAGGACCTGTTTCTGGAGAAGCTCAAGCGCGAAAACAATCGCCTGATGGTGATGGCCGATGGAAAATGGGTCGCGGCAGGCGCCCATGAGGAAACCTACTTCGTCAAAGGCCAGAGCCCGGTGCGCGAGCCCGCGTACGAAACACGTCACGGCCCACTGCTCAACGCTGGCTCTGCGCAACTCGCCAGCGGCCTGGGCATCGCCCTGCAGACGCCGGACGCCAAGGATGACAAAACCCTCGACGCCCTCTTTGACCTGACCCGCGCGCCGACTGTGCAGCGCGCTTTCGACACCACCCGGGAAATCCGCGCCATCACCCTGAACATGGTGTTTGCCGATGCCTCGAACACCGGTTGGCAAGTGACCGGAAAATACCCGAACCGCCGTGACGGGCTCGGCCTGATTCCTTCGCCGGGCTGGGATGCTCGCTTTGATTGGGACGGCTACGCCGACGCGATGCTGCACCCGTACGATCAGGATTCGCAACAAGGCTGGATTGCCACTGCCAACCAGCGCACCGTGCCGAAAGGCTATGGCATGCAGCTGTCCAACTCCTGGGACTACCCGGAGCGCGCCGAACGCATCGCCGAACTGGCCAATGCCGGCAAGCAGGACACCCGCAGCACCGTCGCCATGCAATACGACCAGACCACGACCTTCGCCGCCAAACTGAAGAAAATGTTCTCCGCGCCCGGCATGTCAGCGCCTTTGAAACAGGCCATCGACGCCTTGCCCGCGCCAGACCGCGACAAAGCCCGTGAGGCGTTGAGCCGCCTGATGGCGTTCGACGGCAGGCTGTCGCCAGGTTCGGCAGATGCGGCCATCTATGAACTCTTCCTGCAAGAAAGCGCCCGCCAGACTTTCCTCGACGAACTCGGCCCTGAAACCAGCCCTGCCTGGAAAGCGCTGGTGCAAAGCGCGGACCTGTCCTACTCGCCCCAGGCCGATCACCTGCTGGGCCGCGAAGACAGTCCGTATTGGGACGACGTGAAAACGCCCCAGAAAGAAGACAAACCCGCCATCCTCGCCCGCAGCCTGGCCGCGGCAATCACCGTCGGCGAAAGCCAGTTGGGCGCCGATCACAAGGCCTGGCAATGGGGCAAGTTGCACCAGACCACCTGGACCGCCCAAAGCGCCCAACTCAGCGCCGCGCTGGGCGGCAGCAAAGCAAGCGTGACCAAAGGCCCGATCGCCACCGGCGGCGACCACACCACGCTCAACGCCTCGGGCTTCCACTGGGGTCAGGACTTCAACGCCGCCGTCGTCCCGGCCATGCGCATCATCGTCGACTTCGCCCAGCAGGAACCGATGATGGCGCAAAACGCCGCCGGCCAATCCGGCAACCCGGCCAGCCCGTACAACGCCAACGGCATCGAACCCTGGATGAAAGGCCTCTACATGTCCGTGCCAATGCAACCGGAAAACTTCGAAAAAGCCTACGGCAAACAGCGCCTGACGCTGACGCCCGGAAAGTAA
- a CDS encoding ligase-associated DNA damage response exonuclease — MDLVIARPEGLYCPPGDFYIDPWRPVERSVITHAHGDHARTGNEHYLAAAPGEGILRSRLGQDINLQTLAYGESITHHGVKLSFHPAGHVLGSAQVRLEYQGEIWVASGDYKVEPDGTCEPFEPVRCHTFITESTFGLPIYRWQPQSEIFAGINEWWRANAAAGKASVLFAYSFGKAQRILHGIDPSIGPILVHGAVEPLNRVYREAGVRIPETHYAGDFKKTDPALRSALIVAPPSAGGSTWMRRFGEFSDAFASGWMMLRGTRRRRGVDRGFALSDHADWPGLLWAIENTGAERVMVTHGSVAVLVRYLRELGLDAQGFSTEYGDEEDDAAAKTEPASESASTGEASP; from the coding sequence ATGGATCTCGTCATTGCCCGCCCCGAAGGCCTCTACTGCCCGCCCGGTGATTTCTACATCGATCCGTGGCGCCCGGTCGAACGCTCCGTCATCACCCACGCCCACGGCGACCACGCCCGCACCGGCAATGAACACTACCTCGCCGCCGCGCCCGGCGAAGGCATACTGCGCTCCCGACTGGGCCAGGACATCAACCTCCAGACCCTCGCCTACGGCGAAAGCATCACCCACCACGGCGTCAAACTCAGCTTTCACCCGGCCGGCCATGTCCTCGGCTCCGCCCAGGTCCGCCTCGAATACCAGGGCGAAATCTGGGTTGCCTCAGGCGACTACAAAGTCGAACCCGACGGCACCTGCGAACCCTTCGAACCCGTGCGCTGCCACACCTTCATTACCGAATCCACCTTCGGCCTGCCGATCTACCGCTGGCAGCCCCAATCGGAAATCTTCGCCGGCATCAACGAATGGTGGCGCGCCAACGCCGCCGCCGGCAAAGCCAGCGTCCTCTTCGCCTACTCATTCGGCAAAGCCCAACGCATCCTCCACGGCATCGACCCCAGCATCGGCCCGATCCTCGTCCATGGCGCCGTCGAACCGCTGAACCGCGTCTACCGCGAAGCCGGCGTGCGCATCCCGGAAACCCACTACGCCGGTGACTTCAAAAAAACCGATCCCGCCTTGCGCAGCGCCCTGATCGTCGCACCGCCGTCCGCCGGCGGCAGCACCTGGATGCGCCGATTCGGCGAATTCAGCGACGCCTTCGCCAGCGGCTGGATGATGCTGCGCGGCACCCGACGTCGGCGCGGCGTCGACCGCGGCTTCGCCCTCTCGGACCATGCCGACTGGCCCGGCTTGCTATGGGCCATCGAAAACACTGGCGCCGAGCGGGTCATGGTCACCCACGGCTCGGTAGCGGTGCTGGTGCGCTATCTGCGGGAACTCGGCCTCGACGCCCAGGGTTTCAGCACTGAATACGGCGATGAAGAAGACGACGCAGCGGCCAAGACCGAGCCAGCATCCGAATCCGCATCGACAGGGGAGGCCTCCCCATGA
- a CDS encoding ATP-dependent DNA ligase translates to MKAFAELYSDLDATTSSNAKLAAMQVYFSTAAPEDAAWAVYFLAGGRPRQLVPTRMLREQALLLSGLPEWLFEESYQAVGDLAETLSLLLPKAEHSSEEGLASWMENHLLPLRGLPPEELLERLPTFWSQLDPQSLMVCLKLITGSFRVGVSKLLVTRALAALADIDSKRVAQRLVGYTDLSHRPSAEGYLKLIAEESADEHAQRGGQPYPFFLAHALQQPVDQFENLLGAAENWQVEWKWDGIRAQVVKREGRLWIWSRGEELVTDRFPELHSLTQCLPDGTVIDGEIVVWKAPAAENAEEGEFALDTPAPGTPGEATPSVQPFALLQQRIGRKTLGKKILEDVPVVVLAYDLLEWEGHDWRSRPQHERRTQLETVIANAQSPVLMPSPVLTGTDWLDLGRQREASRSLGVEGMMLKARDSLYGVGRTKDMGVWWKWKMDPFSVDAVLIYAQRGHGRRASLYSDYTFAVWDGPPESSERTLVPFAKAYSGLTDEEMRKVDAIIRKTTVDKFGPVRSVTPTLVFELGFEGIALSKRHKSGIAVRFPRMLRWRLDKPVAEADSLATLQDLLA, encoded by the coding sequence ATGAAGGCCTTCGCCGAGCTGTATTCCGACCTCGACGCCACCACCTCCAGCAATGCCAAGCTGGCGGCCATGCAAGTCTATTTCAGCACCGCGGCACCTGAAGACGCCGCGTGGGCGGTGTACTTCCTGGCCGGCGGACGCCCACGGCAACTGGTGCCGACGCGGATGTTGCGTGAGCAGGCATTACTGCTGTCCGGCTTGCCGGAATGGTTGTTCGAGGAGAGTTACCAGGCGGTCGGCGATTTGGCAGAAACCCTGTCGCTGCTGCTCCCCAAAGCCGAGCACAGCTCCGAAGAAGGCCTGGCCAGCTGGATGGAAAATCATCTGCTGCCCCTGCGTGGTCTGCCTCCGGAAGAATTACTCGAGCGCCTGCCAACGTTCTGGTCACAGCTGGACCCGCAAAGCCTGATGGTCTGTCTGAAGCTGATCACCGGCAGTTTCCGGGTCGGTGTCTCGAAGCTGCTGGTGACGCGGGCCCTCGCCGCGCTGGCCGATATCGACAGCAAGCGCGTGGCCCAGCGGCTCGTCGGCTACACCGATCTTTCCCATCGCCCCAGCGCCGAGGGCTATCTAAAACTCATCGCCGAAGAATCGGCCGACGAACACGCGCAACGCGGCGGCCAGCCTTACCCCTTCTTCCTTGCCCACGCGCTGCAGCAACCCGTCGATCAGTTCGAGAACCTGCTGGGCGCCGCCGAAAACTGGCAGGTGGAATGGAAGTGGGACGGCATCCGCGCCCAGGTGGTCAAGCGCGAAGGTCGCCTGTGGATCTGGTCGCGGGGCGAAGAACTGGTCACGGATCGCTTCCCCGAACTGCACAGCCTGACCCAATGCCTGCCCGACGGCACGGTGATCGACGGCGAGATCGTGGTCTGGAAAGCCCCGGCTGCGGAGAATGCCGAGGAAGGCGAATTCGCCCTCGACACCCCTGCCCCAGGCACGCCCGGCGAAGCGACGCCGTCGGTGCAGCCCTTCGCTCTGCTGCAACAGCGGATCGGCCGCAAAACCCTCGGCAAGAAGATTCTGGAAGACGTGCCGGTCGTCGTGCTGGCTTACGACCTGCTGGAATGGGAAGGCCACGATTGGCGCAGCCGCCCGCAACATGAGCGGCGCACGCAGCTGGAAACGGTCATCGCCAACGCCCAGAGCCCGGTGCTGATGCCGTCTCCCGTCCTGACCGGCACCGACTGGCTCGACCTCGGCCGGCAGCGCGAGGCCTCCCGCAGTCTTGGCGTGGAAGGCATGATGCTCAAGGCGCGGGATTCGCTGTACGGCGTCGGGCGCACCAAGGACATGGGCGTATGGTGGAAGTGGAAAATGGACCCGTTCAGCGTCGATGCGGTGTTGATCTACGCCCAGCGCGGTCACGGCCGCCGCGCCAGTCTGTATAGCGACTACACGTTCGCGGTCTGGGACGGCCCGCCGGAATCCAGCGAACGGACATTGGTGCCCTTCGCCAAAGCGTATTCAGGCCTGACCGACGAAGAGATGCGCAAAGTCGATGCGATCATCCGCAAGACCACCGTCGACAAGTTCGGCCCGGTCCGAAGTGTTACCCCGACCCTGGTATTCGAGTTGGGCTTCGAGGGCATTGCGCTATCAAAACGGCACAAGAGCGGCATCGCCGTCAGGTTCCCGAGGATGCTGCGATGGCGCCTCGACAAACCCGTTGCCGAAGCCGACAGCCTGGCGACGCTTCAGGACCTGCTGGCCTGA
- a CDS encoding transporter substrate-binding domain-containing protein, translating into MKKAWLTLSALAICLAAGNAMAKEYKELRFGVDPSYAPFESKAADGSLVGFDIDLGNAICAELKVKCKWVESDFDGMIPGLKANKFDGVISSMTVTPAREKVIDFSSELFSGPTSLVYKKSSGLTADTASLKGKTVGYEQGTIQEAYAKAVLDKAGVKTQAYANQDQVYADLVSGRLDASVQDMLQAELGFLKSPQGADYEVSKPIDDPLLPAKTAVGISKGNKDLKALLDKGIKALHDDGKYAEIQKKHFGDLNLYSGK; encoded by the coding sequence ATGAAAAAAGCATGGCTGACCCTTTCCGCACTCGCCATCTGTCTGGCCGCCGGTAACGCAATGGCCAAGGAATACAAGGAGCTGCGTTTCGGCGTCGATCCTTCCTACGCGCCATTCGAATCCAAAGCCGCCGATGGCAGCCTGGTGGGCTTCGATATCGATCTGGGCAACGCGATCTGTGCAGAACTGAAGGTCAAGTGCAAGTGGGTCGAAAGCGATTTCGACGGCATGATTCCGGGCCTGAAAGCCAACAAGTTCGACGGCGTGATCTCCTCCATGACAGTGACCCCGGCCCGCGAGAAAGTCATCGACTTCTCCAGCGAACTGTTCTCCGGCCCTACCTCGCTGGTCTACAAAAAAAGTTCCGGCCTGACCGCTGACACTGCGTCGCTCAAAGGCAAAACCGTGGGTTACGAGCAGGGCACCATCCAGGAAGCCTACGCCAAGGCCGTTCTGGACAAGGCGGGCGTGAAAACCCAGGCCTATGCCAACCAGGATCAGGTGTATGCCGACCTCGTTTCGGGTCGTCTGGACGCCTCGGTTCAAGACATGCTGCAAGCCGAGCTGGGCTTCCTGAAGTCGCCACAAGGCGCTGACTACGAAGTCAGCAAGCCAATCGACGATCCCCTGCTGCCAGCCAAAACGGCCGTCGGCATCTCGAAAGGTAACAAGGACCTGAAAGCGCTTTTGGACAAAGGTATCAAAGCGTTGCACGATGACGGCAAGTACGCCGAGATCCAGAAGAAGCACTTCGGCGATCTGAATCTGTACAGCGGTAAATAA
- a CDS encoding ABC transporter permease, with product MFETLLQNLGLSAFSLKGFGPLLLQGTWMTVKLSVMSLLLAIVLGLLGASAKLSKAAVLRVPAQIYTTLIRGIPDLVLMLLIFYSLQTWLTTLTEAMEWDYIEIDPFSAGVITLGFIYGAYFTETFRGAILAVPRGQVEAATAYGLSRSQRFRMVVFPQMMRFALPGIGNNWQVVLKATALVSIIGLADLVKAAQDAGKSTYQLFYFLVLAALIYLVITSVSNFALRWAERRYAAGSREAQR from the coding sequence ATGTTCGAAACTCTCCTGCAAAACCTGGGACTGTCAGCATTCAGCCTGAAAGGCTTCGGCCCGCTGTTGCTGCAAGGCACCTGGATGACCGTCAAATTATCGGTAATGTCGCTGCTGCTGGCCATTGTGCTCGGCCTGCTGGGCGCCAGTGCCAAACTGTCAAAAGCCGCCGTGCTGCGCGTTCCGGCCCAGATCTACACCACGCTGATCCGGGGTATACCGGACTTGGTGCTGATGCTGTTGATTTTCTACAGCCTGCAAACCTGGCTGACCACGCTTACCGAAGCGATGGAATGGGATTACATCGAGATCGACCCTTTCTCTGCCGGCGTCATTACGTTGGGCTTCATCTATGGCGCGTATTTCACCGAGACCTTCCGCGGCGCGATCCTTGCCGTACCGCGCGGTCAGGTCGAAGCCGCCACGGCCTACGGGCTCAGCCGTTCGCAACGGTTTCGCATGGTGGTGTTTCCGCAGATGATGCGCTTCGCCCTGCCCGGCATCGGCAACAACTGGCAAGTGGTGCTCAAGGCCACTGCGCTGGTGTCGATCATCGGTCTGGCCGATCTGGTCAAGGCCGCGCAGGACGCGGGTAAAAGCACGTATCAGCTGTTTTACTTCCTGGTACTCGCGGCACTGATCTATCTGGTCATCACCAGCGTGTCCAACTTCGCCCTGCGCTGGGCCGAACGGCGCTATGCCGCTGGCAGCCGGGAGGCTCAACGATGA
- a CDS encoding ABC transporter permease → MIELLQEYWRAFLYTDGQNITGLAMTMWLLSASIAIGFIVSIPLSIARVSRNPLVRWPVQFYTYLFRGTPLYIQLLICYTGIYSIAAVREQPMLGAFFRDAMNCTILAFALNTCAYTTEIFAGAIRSMNHGEVEAAKAYGLTGWRLYAYVIMPSALRRSLPYYSNEVILMLHSTTVAFTATVPDVLKVARDANSATFLTFQSFGIAALIYLTVTFILVGLFRLAERRWLAFLGPTH, encoded by the coding sequence ATGATCGAGTTGCTGCAGGAATACTGGCGCGCCTTCCTTTATACGGACGGCCAGAACATCACCGGCCTGGCCATGACGATGTGGCTGCTCAGTGCCTCCATCGCCATCGGTTTTATCGTGTCGATTCCGCTGTCCATCGCCCGCGTGTCGCGCAATCCGCTGGTGCGCTGGCCGGTGCAGTTCTACACCTACCTGTTCCGCGGAACGCCGCTGTATATCCAGTTGCTGATTTGCTACACCGGGATCTACAGCATCGCCGCCGTACGGGAGCAGCCGATGCTGGGCGCGTTCTTCCGCGACGCCATGAACTGCACCATCCTCGCCTTCGCGCTGAACACCTGCGCCTACACCACCGAAATCTTCGCTGGTGCCATTCGCAGCATGAACCACGGTGAAGTCGAGGCGGCCAAGGCTTACGGCCTGACCGGCTGGCGCTTGTACGCCTACGTGATCATGCCGTCGGCGCTGCGCCGTTCGCTGCCTTATTACAGCAACGAAGTGATCCTGATGCTGCACTCGACCACCGTGGCCTTCACCGCCACTGTGCCGGACGTCCTCAAGGTCGCGCGCGACGCCAACTCGGCCACCTTCCTGACCTTCCAGTCGTTCGGCATCGCGGCGCTGATCTATCTCACGGTCACGTTCATTCTGGTGGGCCTGTTCCGACTGGCGGAACGCCGCTGGCTGGCCTTCCTCGGCCCGACTCACTAG
- a CDS encoding succinylglutamate desuccinylase/aspartoacylase family protein produces MRHQTHDLLAPVPGTARQIHSFHYGPENGACKVYIQSSLHADELPGMLVSWYLKQRLAELENAGQLLGEVVVVPVANPVGLEQVLMDMPLGRYELESGQNFNRRFVDLGQQVGDEVEALLTDNPEDNVTLIRKTLLAALHNCVGSTQLESQRLTLQRLACDADVVLDLHCDFESVEHLYTTPEAWPQVEPLSRYLGAQASLLATDSGGQSFDECFTLVWWQLQQRFAKRFPIPMGSFSVTLELRGQGDVNHALASRDCQAIISYLMHRGAIVGEPVVPPELIYPATPLAGVEPVATPVGGLLVFCTLPGEYVEAGQLIAEVIDPISDTVTPIHTANAGLMYARSLRRMATAGMVIAHVAGTEAYRSGYLLSP; encoded by the coding sequence ATGCGACACCAGACCCATGATCTGCTGGCCCCGGTGCCCGGCACCGCGCGGCAGATCCACAGCTTTCACTACGGCCCGGAAAACGGCGCCTGCAAGGTTTACATCCAGTCGTCCCTGCACGCCGACGAGCTGCCGGGCATGCTGGTGTCCTGGTATTTGAAGCAACGGCTGGCCGAACTCGAAAACGCCGGTCAGCTGCTCGGCGAAGTCGTGGTCGTTCCCGTGGCCAACCCCGTCGGTCTGGAGCAGGTTCTGATGGACATGCCGCTGGGCCGCTACGAGCTAGAGAGCGGGCAGAACTTCAACCGCCGCTTCGTCGACCTCGGTCAGCAGGTGGGTGATGAAGTCGAAGCGCTACTGACCGATAACCCCGAAGACAACGTCACGCTGATTCGCAAAACCTTGCTGGCCGCACTGCATAACTGCGTCGGCAGCACCCAGCTGGAGTCCCAGCGCCTGACGTTGCAACGGCTGGCCTGTGACGCCGACGTGGTGCTGGACCTGCATTGTGATTTCGAATCCGTCGAGCACCTGTACACCACGCCTGAGGCCTGGCCCCAGGTCGAGCCGCTGTCGCGTTACCTCGGCGCACAGGCGAGCCTGCTGGCAACCGATTCCGGCGGGCAGTCGTTCGACGAATGCTTCACGCTGGTCTGGTGGCAACTGCAGCAGCGTTTTGCCAAACGCTTCCCGATTCCGATGGGCAGTTTCTCCGTGACCCTGGAGTTGCGCGGTCAGGGGGACGTCAATCACGCCCTGGCCAGCCGCGATTGTCAGGCAATCATCAGCTACCTGATGCACCGCGGCGCCATTGTCGGCGAGCCGGTTGTGCCTCCTGAACTGATTTACCCGGCGACCCCGCTGGCGGGCGTCGAACCTGTCGCTACGCCGGTCGGCGGTCTGCTGGTGTTCTGCACACTGCCCGGCGAATACGTCGAGGCGGGGCAGTTGATCGCTGAGGTCATCGACCCGATCAGCGACACAGTGACCCCCATCCACACAGCCAACGCGGGCCTTATGTACGCCCGCTCATTGCGACGCATGGCGACCGCCGGCATGGTGATCGCCCATGTCGCCGGCACCGAAGCCTACCGCAGCGGCTACTTACTTTCTCCTTGA
- a CDS encoding ABC transporter ATP-binding protein: MYKLTIDGLHKSYGDHEVLKGVSLKASVGDVICLIGASGSGKSTFLRCINFLEQPNDGAMSLDGQPVRMVSDTGGMRVADPAELQRIRTRLAMVFQHFNLWSHMTVLENITMAPRRVLGVSKAEAEARAHKYLDKVGLPARVADQYPAFLSGGQQQRVAIARALAMEPEIMLFDEPTSALDPELVGEVLKVIQGLAEEGRTMILVTHEMGFARKVANQVVFLHQGQIEEMGHPDDVLGSPKSERLQQFLSGNLK; encoded by the coding sequence ATGTACAAACTGACCATCGATGGCCTGCATAAAAGCTACGGCGACCACGAGGTGCTCAAAGGGGTGTCGCTCAAGGCCAGCGTCGGCGACGTGATTTGCCTGATCGGCGCCAGCGGCTCGGGCAAGAGCACGTTCTTGCGCTGCATCAATTTTCTCGAGCAACCCAATGACGGCGCCATGAGCCTGGACGGCCAGCCTGTGCGCATGGTCAGCGACACCGGCGGTATGCGCGTTGCCGACCCGGCCGAGCTGCAGCGGATTCGCACGCGGCTGGCGATGGTGTTCCAGCATTTCAACCTGTGGAGCCACATGACGGTGCTGGAAAACATCACCATGGCCCCGCGCCGGGTGCTGGGCGTGTCGAAGGCCGAAGCCGAGGCCCGCGCGCACAAGTACCTGGACAAGGTCGGTCTGCCCGCACGCGTCGCCGATCAATACCCGGCATTCCTGTCCGGCGGCCAGCAACAACGTGTGGCCATCGCCCGCGCGCTGGCGATGGAACCGGAAATCATGTTGTTCGATGAGCCCACCTCGGCGCTCGACCCCGAGCTGGTCGGCGAAGTCTTGAAGGTGATTCAGGGCCTGGCTGAAGAAGGCCGGACCATGATTCTGGTGACCCACGAAATGGGCTTCGCCCGCAAGGTGGCGAATCAGGTGGTGTTTCTGCACCAGGGCCAGATCGAAGAAATGGGCCACCCTGACGACGTGCTTGGGAGCCCGAAGAGCGAGCGCTTGCAGCAGTTTCTGAGTGGGAATTTGAAGTAA